Proteins from a genomic interval of Neoarius graeffei isolate fNeoGra1 chromosome 24, fNeoGra1.pri, whole genome shotgun sequence:
- the cfap251 gene encoding cilia- and flagella-associated protein 251: MAESDRAESESLDDEDVSEQNSVDEQVEKELQKPTESKEGEEERPGPSSHVYTATSLFLKPETENRLITYPLTLNWAFGINKSLPVFSLSDQDGLAILYACSHVAVIYDHTSNSQHLLQGHCKPISCLCVSEDRRWIVTAEKGHESLMIIWDSYTGIPVRTIFDCHPEGGVATVALSKDSKYLVTVGGGTVQKVCIWDWTNETEGPECQVDISPKLGCQKHISFNPTDSFQLLSNSASHVLFYTWDKGTMRYEVPEIFKTFKTPVGHFSQSVFHVGGMQAFSCTLAGNIVVFDVLRSGTGQLQAIKATKLIPLQKDGITVMTCCDSFIVTGDVRGHIKFCDENFKIIRCFNDFNLDPITSISLSKEIPTSSSVSNTEDCTLNTAPFVSRNIVFSTVSAAVMHVNTQSRTVQTLMKEHPEPLHAVACHPEHPVVAMGSHSGILNIWDYEHKVTVYSKIFHKYEQIHCITYDPQGFHLAVGFVSGVVKILDLCTLKEEGERSFKYSHDCITHLAFSHNSSYLAAADTGNAVMVFHVCQEDSQYVWQYLGKHRSHYKPIQDLLFGVYLDSTKPRLLSLGMDRRLVEYDLQNSKKDELLILSSERIEQSAIPTCMAWYPPLTKEHFLLIASDLYKLKLLNVTTKMCRKIVLGPTYGSPLKKMLMLPPSKDGNPNSYYMAYIIQDKVGVQILPLDGNPHKSSALICHPSGVSQLACSHDGRYIFTAGGEDRTVFSWEINCLALEATAGLGGKDLIPFYTLLEGGRDGELFKAIKDLFYYCQLRSQGIDSMETRQVSTRIPLSEVPFLIRALGFYPTEQELEDIQNEVKFSRYAETGKYVSDIDLEEFIKLYVNHRPALGLSKQDLYKAFQLLGMPNENGKPVITREELLELLQARGEHMTEEELVECFVTLMGFSMEAGHSETQESECKDSEPLLESELPPNITMDTFATDILRFPMSTHELPAEQQPSSSKASEVSFETV, from the exons ATGGCAGAATCGGACAGAGCGGAAAGCGAAAGTCTCGATGATGAAGATGTCAGCGAGCAAAACTCTGTGGACGAGCAGGTGGAGAAGGAGCTGCAAAAACCCACTGAGAGCAAAGAAGGAGAGGAGGAAAGACCTGGACCGTCCAGCCATGTGTACACAGCCACCTCACTGTTCCTCAAACCTGAAACGGAGAACCGCTTAATAACTTATCCATTG ACTCTGAATTGGGCCTTCGGGATCAACAAGTCTCTCCCTGTCTTCAGCCTCTCGGATCAAGACGGACTTGCCATCCTGTACGCTTGTTCTCATGTAGCTGTCATATATGACCACACGTCTAATTCACAACATCTGTTACAA GGTCACTGCAAACCCATTTCTTGCCTGTGTGTCAGTGAGGACAGACGCTGGATTGTGACTGCTGAAAAGGGCCACGAAAGTCTTATGATCATATGGGACTCATACACAGG GATCCCTGTTCGCACCATCTTTGATTGCCACCCTGAGGGTGGTGTAGCCACTGTGGCATTGTCCAAGGATTCAAAATATCTGGTGACTGTTGGAGGTGGAACAGTGCAG AAAGTTTGTATCTGGGACTGGACTAATGAGACTGAAGGTCCAGAATGTCAGGTTGACATCAGCCCAAAGCTTGGTTGCCAG AAACATATCTCATTCAACCCTACTGACAGCTTTCAGCTACTCAGTAACAGTGCAAGTCATGTTCTCTTTTACACCTGG GATAAAGGAACTATGCGATATGAAGTCCCTGAAATCTTCAAG ACATTCAAAACACCAGTGGGTCACTTTAGTCAGTCTGTCTTCCATGTTGGAGGCATGCAGGCTTTCTCATGTACACTGGCAGGGAATATCGTGGTGTTCGATGTGCTGAGGTCAGGCACAGGACAACTGCAGGCAATAAAAGCCACCAAATTAATTCCACTGCAGAAGGATGGGATTACTGTCATGACATGCTGTGACAG CTTTATTGTGACAGGTGATGTAAGAGGCCACATCAAATTCTGTGATGAAAACTTCAAGATCATCAGATGCTTTAATGACTTCAATTTGGATCCCATCACATCCATTTCCCTGTCGAAGGAAATTCCTACCTCAAGCAGTGTTTCAAATACAGAAGACTGCACCTTGAACACTGCACCATTTGTCAGTAG AAATATTGTCTTTTCTACTGTGAGCGCAGCTGTGATGCATGTGAATACACAAAGCAGAACTGTTCAGACTTTAATGAAAGAGCATCCTGAGCCACTGCATGCAGTAGCCTGTCACCCTGAACATCCTGTTGTCGCTATGGGCAGCCATAGTGGCATCCTGAATATTTGGGACTATGAGCACAAAGTGActgtctacagcaaaatattccatAAATATGAGCAGATCCACTGCATTACATATGATCCTcaag GCTTTCACTTGGCCGTAGGCTTTGTCAGCGGAGTTGTGAAAATTCTGGATCTATGTACTTTAAAAGAAGAAGGAGAGAGGAGTTTTAAGTACAGTCATGACTGCATTACCCATCTCGCTTTCTCCCACAACTCCTCCTACCTGGCTGCAGCG GACACTGGGAACGCTGTAATGGTGTTTCATGTTTGCCAGGAAGACTCTCAGTATGTGTGGCAGTACCTCGGGAAGCATCGCTCTCACTACAAGCCCATTCAGGATCTGCTGTTTGGGGTGTACCTGGACAGTACTAAGCCACGTCTGCTCTCCTTGGGCATGGATCGCAGACTA GTTGAGTATGACCTGCAGAACAGCAAAAAGGATGAGTTGTTGATCCTCAGTTCAGAGCGCATCGAGCAAAGTGCCATACCCACGTGCATGGCCTGGTATCCACCATTAACCAAAGAGCACTTCTTACTTATTGCATCTGACCTGTACAAACTGAAACTACTCAATGTTACCACGAAGATGTGCAG aaaaataGTCCTTGGGCCCACATATGGTTCTCCTCTAAAAAAGAtgctgatgctgccaccatctaaAGATGGGAATCCTAATTCATATTACATGGCTTATATAATACAGGACAAG GTTGGGGTACAGATACTTCCTCTTGATGGTAACCCACACAAGTCCTCAGCACTGATATGCCATCCTTCAGGGGTCTCGCAGCTGGCTTGCTCTCATGATGGCAGATATATTTTCACTGCTGGTGGTGAGGACAGGACTGTCTTTTCATGGGAGATCAACTGTCT TGCGTTAGAGGCAACCGCTGGTTTGGGAGGAAAAGACCTGATTCCGTTTTACACTCTTTTAGAAGGAGGAAGAGATGGAGAGCTTTTTAAG GCCATCAAGGATTTATTTTATTACTGTCAGTTACGCAGTCAGGGCATCGACTCGATGGAAACCAGACAAGTGTCCACTCGTATCCCCCTTTCTGAAGTTCCCTTTCTCATCAGAGCGCTTGGCTTCTACCCAACAGAGCAAGAG TTGGAAGACATACAGAATGAGGTCAAATTCAGTCGTTATGCAGAGACAGGAAAGTATGTGTCTGACATTGACCTGGAGGAGTTTATTAAGTTGTATGTTAACCACCGGCCGGCCTTGGGACTCTCCAAGCAAGATCTCTACAAGGCTTTCCAGTTGCTGGGCATGCCAAatgaaaatggcaaaccggttatcACCCGAGAAGAGCTCCTAGAGTTACTCCAGGCCAGAG